The following are encoded together in the Lathyrus oleraceus cultivar Zhongwan6 chromosome 3, CAAS_Psat_ZW6_1.0, whole genome shotgun sequence genome:
- the LOC127129668 gene encoding uncharacterized protein LOC127129668 produces the protein MEMNKRTTLRIKATIPDLQSLRILQGLMPNSIQRKFTLKYGGILDLLRVPVKAEAVTALAQFYDPPLRCFLFQDFHLSPTLEEFKLYVNVPKNRKGPYMGMGQKINPKDLAMTLGISPEDLLLHYKEDKDVQGLRRSYLEGVARRMVGIERWGSYIDVMALIMFGIVLFPNVGDFVDVSAIRIFWAVKNLEVDLVPALLDDVYYTMSIFHSKEKGSMRCCIPLLYQCLASHLYRDIHLIETKGNHAWAQNLASLNEGFILWYPKEIDTRDIIISCGSFPNVPLIGSKGCINYNPVMALRQLGHPIWERPKEDEIEEFILHGGEASYREQLRKVTRAWEKVHVKDNKPKRKDTSSGESYTPWIKERVRLIKLPFVIDQTYVPDTPNPVTMSTEEVDRLKDTIARLEQDKESL, from the coding sequence ATGGAAATGAATAAAAGAACAACTCTCCGCATTAAGGCAACCATACCAGATCTCCAAAGTTTAAGGATCCTTCAGGGGTTGATGCCCAACTCCATCCAGAGGAAGTTTACGCTCAAATATGGGGGTATTCTTGATCTCTTAAGAGTCCCTGTGAAGGCAGAGGCAGTTACTGCCTtagctcagttctatgatccgccCTTGCGGTGTTTCCTCTTTCAAGACTTTCACCTATCCCCCACGCTAGAAGAGTTTAAATTATATGTAAACGTCCCCAAAAACAGAAAGGGACCATACATGGGAATGGGGCAGAAGATAAATCCCAAAGATTTGGCTATGACTTTAGGGATATCCCCTGAGGACCTTCTGCTACATTATAAGGAAGATAAGGATGTCCAAGGTCTTAGGAGGAGTTACTTGGAAGGGGTAGCCCGAAGAATGGTTGGGATAGAAAGGTGGGGTTCATATATTGATGTTATGGCTTTAATAATGTTTGGGATAGTCCTCTTTCCTAATGTGGGTGACTTCGTGGATGTCTCGGCCATCAGGATCTTTTGGGCTGTGAAAAATCTAGAGGTGGATCTAGTGCCTGCTCTACTAGATGACGTCTACTATACCATGAGCATTTTCCATAGTAAGGAGAAGGGATCCATGCGCTGTTGCATTCCATTGTTGTACCAATGTCTTGCCTCACATCTTTATAGGGACATCCATCTAATAGAGACCAAGGGTAATCACGCTTGGGCTCAAAATCTGGCATCCCTAAATGAAGGATTTATCCTCTGGTATCCAAAGGAGATAGATACCAGGGACATAATCAtcagttgtgggagttttcccaatgtaCCCCTCATTGGTTCCAAGGGGTGCATTAACTACAATCCAGTAATGGCTCTAAGACAGTTGGGTCACCCCATATGGGAGAGGCCTAAAGAAGATGAGATAGAGGAGTTTATCTTACATGGTGGAGAAGCTTCATATAGAGAACAACTTAGGAAGGTTACTCGGGCATGGGAAAAAGTGCATGTCAAGGATAACAAGCCAAAGAGGAAGGATACTTCATCCGGAGAGTCCTACACCCCTTGGATTAAGGAAAGGGTCCGTCTAATTAAGTTACCTTTCGTGATTGACCAAACTTATGTTCCAGACACACCTAACCCTGTTACAATGTCCACTGAGGAGGTTGACCGTCTCAAAGACACTATTGCTAGGCTAGAACAAGATAAGGAAAGCCTATAA